The following proteins are encoded in a genomic region of Thermococcus pacificus:
- the priS gene encoding DNA primase catalytic subunit PriS translates to MSELFREATKEERVRYYRREWSAKRLPEFIVETLENREFGFDHTGEGPSDRKNVFLDVRDLEDYMKATAPYAVYSSVALYEEPREMEGWLGAELVFDIDAKDLPLRRCQHIHEHGRVCPICLEDAKELARDTLIVLKEDFGFESVHVIYSGRGYHIRVLDDWAMTLDGKAREKVLSYISAAEEITFDDIRSRRIMLSSGYYRVFRLRFGYFLRRMNENHLVNINLRRGQVEKLLGNREEVYENFVRKGLLTAFPQGIGYKTLTKLFALSSTFSKAYFDGRVTVDVKRILRLPSSLHSKVGFITTYIGPDEGKLERFNPFEDAVPRFRREEVREAYRLWLEEHGDDL, encoded by the coding sequence ATGAGTGAGCTGTTCAGGGAAGCAACGAAGGAGGAGAGGGTGCGGTACTACAGGAGGGAATGGAGCGCAAAGAGGCTGCCGGAGTTCATAGTAGAGACCCTTGAGAACAGGGAGTTTGGCTTTGACCACACGGGGGAGGGCCCGAGCGATAGGAAGAACGTTTTCCTCGACGTCCGCGACCTTGAGGACTACATGAAGGCCACCGCCCCCTACGCTGTCTACTCCTCGGTTGCCCTCTATGAGGAGCCCAGGGAGATGGAGGGCTGGCTGGGAGCGGAGCTCGTCTTCGACATCGACGCCAAGGATCTGCCCCTGCGGAGGTGCCAGCACATCCACGAACACGGCAGGGTCTGTCCAATCTGCCTTGAGGATGCAAAGGAACTCGCAAGGGATACGCTGATAGTGCTGAAGGAGGACTTTGGCTTCGAAAGCGTTCACGTGATCTACTCCGGCAGGGGATACCACATCAGGGTTCTCGACGACTGGGCGATGACCCTCGATGGGAAGGCGAGGGAGAAGGTACTCTCCTACATAAGCGCGGCCGAGGAGATAACCTTCGACGACATCCGGAGCAGGCGGATAATGCTCTCTTCGGGCTACTACCGGGTCTTCCGCCTGCGCTTTGGGTACTTCCTGAGGAGGATGAACGAGAACCACCTCGTCAACATAAACCTCAGGAGGGGGCAGGTGGAAAAACTCCTGGGGAACCGGGAGGAGGTATACGAGAACTTCGTGAGGAAGGGCCTGCTGACGGCGTTCCCGCAGGGCATCGGCTACAAAACACTCACAAAGCTCTTCGCACTGTCTAGTACCTTTTCAAAGGCCTACTTCGACGGTCGCGTCACCGTCGACGTAAAGAGAATCCTTCGCCTGCCGTCTAGCCTGCACTCCAAGGTGGGCTTTATAACCACGTACATCGGCCCCGACGAGGGAAAGCTGGAACGCTTCAATCCCTTTGAGGACGCGGTTCCGAGGTTCAGGCGCGAGGAGGTCAGGGAGGCCTACAGGCTGTGGCTCGAGGAACACGGTGATGATCTATGA
- a CDS encoding COG1361 family protein produces the protein MRKVVPVFILLLLVISMLPRVSGQFDQLETSDEITILRDDYSSGMIWLTNAGGLTYKVVSYQRFWVEDSEGNKIPGFEFNISPSVFTDWSPKGRYSFSYNISCPSNVSGGTYTLYMRFLAFTPDGLMYILFARIPLHVIAEPLNFGVATAYVQSRPSSSYVLNGEKIVVFSHVANIGHRDVPAVGSVSFVMNGKTYFSDSRNLTLVPGDNLVKFEIPVGYDLPEGSYRVNYRIRYSGGEYTYSKDFQVKFGVTLVGVSLKSGEVSVNEENTAYLTLLSERVIDLNLTVEAYRGGELVSKATKPVRVVRGTTVLEASLPTNVSGNITALLKLTYGERLIGEDNVTYTVSAPLVLKNVSYERTSENEVTFRLTLWNPSESEVDGILTYRISTDDGVLYKDSIKQSIPSGSSEVTVKFEIPVGKTVYYEFALVSAGESSSIKGQFYLEPPAPPTTTTRPPTTTTPSTTTSSNTTTAAGGGGSRETWIALVLVAFILLAVGTWYYLREQGSTKKRVRPKPKRRSPLGRFKRPKKPEFKENKELPKRK, from the coding sequence ATGCGAAAAGTGGTACCCGTCTTTATCCTGCTGTTGCTCGTCATCTCGATGCTGCCGCGGGTTTCAGGCCAGTTCGACCAGCTCGAAACGAGCGATGAGATAACCATCCTGCGGGATGACTACAGCTCGGGTATGATATGGCTGACGAACGCGGGCGGCCTCACTTACAAGGTCGTGAGCTACCAGCGCTTCTGGGTGGAGGATTCTGAGGGGAACAAAATTCCCGGCTTCGAGTTCAACATCTCCCCCAGTGTCTTCACTGATTGGAGCCCAAAGGGTAGGTACTCATTCTCATACAACATCTCCTGTCCATCGAACGTTTCTGGTGGAACCTACACCCTTTACATGAGGTTTCTGGCCTTCACGCCTGATGGCTTGATGTACATCCTCTTCGCGAGGATTCCCCTCCACGTCATAGCCGAGCCCCTGAACTTTGGAGTTGCCACTGCCTATGTCCAGAGCCGGCCCAGCTCGTCATACGTCCTCAACGGGGAAAAGATAGTTGTCTTCTCCCATGTTGCCAACATAGGCCATAGGGACGTCCCTGCGGTTGGAAGCGTCTCCTTCGTAATGAATGGGAAGACCTACTTTTCTGATTCCCGGAACCTAACCCTTGTTCCCGGCGATAACCTCGTGAAGTTCGAGATACCTGTGGGATACGACCTCCCTGAGGGTTCCTACAGGGTGAACTATCGGATCAGATATTCCGGCGGTGAGTACACATACTCCAAGGACTTCCAGGTCAAGTTTGGGGTAACGCTCGTCGGCGTCTCCCTCAAGTCCGGAGAGGTCAGCGTAAACGAGGAGAACACCGCCTACTTGACCCTCCTTTCGGAGAGGGTCATTGACCTGAACCTGACCGTTGAGGCCTACAGGGGCGGAGAGCTCGTTTCGAAGGCCACGAAGCCGGTGAGAGTCGTCAGGGGGACGACCGTCCTCGAGGCCTCTCTTCCCACCAACGTCTCGGGAAACATCACCGCCCTCCTGAAGCTGACCTACGGGGAGAGGCTGATTGGGGAGGACAACGTGACGTACACGGTTTCGGCACCTCTCGTTCTGAAGAACGTATCGTACGAGAGGACCTCTGAGAACGAGGTTACTTTCAGGCTGACCCTCTGGAACCCCTCGGAGAGCGAAGTAGACGGGATTCTCACCTACCGCATATCAACGGACGACGGCGTCCTCTACAAGGACTCGATAAAGCAGTCGATACCCTCTGGAAGCAGCGAGGTCACAGTGAAGTTCGAGATTCCAGTCGGGAAGACGGTCTATTACGAGTTCGCGCTTGTTTCCGCCGGGGAGAGCAGTTCGATAAAGGGACAGTTCTACCTCGAGCCCCCGGCACCGCCGACTACTACAACCCGGCCCCCAACGACAACCACCCCGTCCACGACGACCTCCTCAAACACAACCACGGCCGCGGGCGGTGGCGGTTCGAGGGAAACCTGGATAGCCCTCGTCCTGGTGGCCTTCATCCTGCTGGCGGTGGGGACGTGGTACTACCTCAGGGAGCAGGGAAGCACTAAGAAGCGCGTCCGCCCTAAACCAAAGAGACGCTCACCTCTCGGCAGGTTCAAGAGGCCCAAAAAGCCGGAGTTCAAGGAGAACAAGGAGCTCCCGAAGAGAAAGTAG
- a CDS encoding DMT family transporter, with the protein MNGRVKIATAMLIWGSVGIFARFSGLSGLGVAFARVSLGSILLLTIMGLLEKEKLAELPGLLRQQWKPFIGLGIALALNWAFLFTAFNYTTIANAVLVYYTSPILAMLISWRFLNERIAGKRWALIGMAFLGLALIISGQRLSLNDRDFVGILLAFVAAFFYALIPNFGRFLRDVDGKVLTFLQLAIASFVLAPFVAVQDTGTPVWWAVLVLVVVHTVLALFLYMDGLKTVEVNEAALLSYLDPMSAVVYAFLVFGEVPGFTTAMGGALILLASALDILSRR; encoded by the coding sequence ATGAACGGAAGGGTTAAGATAGCCACTGCCATGCTCATCTGGGGAAGTGTAGGGATTTTCGCGCGATTTTCTGGCCTCTCCGGGCTGGGGGTAGCCTTCGCCAGGGTCTCGCTGGGGTCAATCCTGCTCCTGACCATAATGGGCCTGCTTGAAAAAGAGAAGCTCGCGGAGCTTCCCGGCCTGCTCAGGCAGCAGTGGAAGCCGTTCATCGGCCTTGGTATTGCCCTGGCTCTCAACTGGGCGTTCCTATTCACCGCCTTCAACTACACGACCATAGCCAACGCGGTCCTCGTTTATTATACCTCCCCGATACTGGCAATGCTGATCTCATGGCGCTTCCTTAACGAGAGGATCGCGGGGAAAAGGTGGGCACTTATAGGAATGGCCTTTCTGGGGCTGGCGCTGATAATAAGTGGTCAGAGGTTGAGCCTCAACGACAGGGACTTCGTTGGGATACTCCTGGCGTTCGTCGCGGCGTTCTTCTACGCGCTCATTCCAAACTTCGGCCGCTTCCTTCGGGACGTTGATGGGAAAGTTCTGACATTCCTTCAGCTGGCTATAGCCTCGTTCGTTCTGGCCCCCTTCGTGGCAGTCCAGGATACGGGGACGCCGGTCTGGTGGGCGGTTCTGGTTCTCGTGGTCGTCCACACCGTCTTGGCACTCTTCCTATACATGGACGGCCTCAAAACAGTGGAGGTAAACGAGGCCGCTCTGCTCAGCTACCTCGACCCTATGAGCGCAGTGGTCTACGCTTTTCTCGTCTTCGGTGAAGTGCCAGGTTTTACAACGGCTATGGGAGGTGCGCTGATACTCCTCGCATCGGCTTTGGACATTTTGAGTAGAAGGTGA